A genomic stretch from Halichoerus grypus chromosome 5, mHalGry1.hap1.1, whole genome shotgun sequence includes:
- the ARHGAP29 gene encoding rho GTPase-activating protein 29 isoform X2 gives MGDVGNDSLLRLPVSRESKSFENVSVESVDSSNEKGNFSPIELDSVLLKNTDSVELALSYAKTWSKYTKNIVSWVEKKLNLELESTRNIVKLAEATRSNIGMQEFMPLQSLFASALLNDIKNSHLLQQTIAALQANKFVQPLLGRKNEMEKQRKEIKELWKQEQNKMLETETALKKAKLLCMQRQDEYEKAKSSMFRAEEEHLCSSGGLVKNLNKQLEKKRRLEEEALQKVEEANELYKVCVTNVEERRNDLENTKREILTQLQKLVFQCDLTLKAVTVNLFQMQHLQAASLANNLQSLCDSAKLYDPGQEYSDFVKATNATEEEKVDGNVNKALTSSPHTSGYRPSDSLEDVVRLPDSASKTDEDRCSGSADVTGPSFIRSWTFGMFSDSESTGGSSESRSLDSESISPGDFHRKLPRTPSSGTMSSADDLDEREPPSPSEAGPNSLGTFKKTLMSKAALTHKFRKLRSPTKCRDCEGIVVFQGVECEECLLVCHRKCLENLVIICGHQKLPGKIHLFGAEFTQVAKKEPDGIPFILKICASEIENRALCLQGIYRVCGNKIKTEKLCQALENGMHLVDISEFSSHDICDVLKLYLRQLPEPFILFRLYKEFIDLAKEIQHVNEEHESKKDNPEDKKWPSTCIEINRILIKSKDLLRQLPVSNFNSLHYLIVHLKRVVNHAEENKMNSKNLGVIFGPSLIRPRPTTAPVTISSLAEYSNQARLVEFLITYSQRIFDGSLQPQEVVTCSTGGGAPHGDQGCLPKPLLSPEERDPEHSMKSLFFSSKEDMHTVDSETKIFEPATSFEESERKQNALEKCDMCLIDNKVGLLVDQELESASQKMEDVFKTSRLLTLQSDRETNSVERHAPRTKVRPASLPVDRLLLLASPPNERNVRNTGNVNSDKFCKNPTFEGGNRKDTPTIVCSKLDGFNQQTLQKTREKQYEQNGLSTKTVMTVPNALQERGGTASVRMGGDQPGSAPQPSKPYTEPGRSARQVSERRPSDSCPPAAVRAPRTLQPQHWTTFYKPRAPAGGVRGDEEKPTAPSPALPPGTAPAPQGPMLKTAPASDQAPAASTQPASKPRANSEERDLPEVPPACQRPRLKRMQQFEDLEDEIPQFV, from the exons tcttttgaaaatgtttccgTGGAATCAGTGGACTCATCCAACGAGAAAG gaaattttTCTCCTATAGAACTAGACAGCGTGCTATTGAAGAACACTGATTCTGTAGAATTGGCTTTGTCTTATGCTAAAACATGGTCAAAATATACCAAGAACATAGTTTCATGGGTTGAAAAGAAGCTTAACTTGG AATTGGAGTCCACTAGAAACATTGTCAAGTTGGCAGAGGCAACTAGAAGTAACATTGGAATGCAG GAGTTTATGCCACTGCAGTCTCTATTTGCCAGTGCTCTTCTTAATGATATAAAGAACAGTCACCTTTTACAACAGACAATTGCAGCACTCCAAGCCAACAAATTTGTGCAG CCTCTACTtgggaggaaaaatgaaatggaaaaacaaaggaaagaaataaaagaactttggaaacaggaacaaaataaaatg cTGGAAACAGAGACTGctcttaaaaaggcaaaattgtTATGCATGCAACGTCAAGATGAGTATGAAAAGGCAAAATCTTCCATGTTTCGTGCAGAAGAGGAGCATCTGTGCTCAAGTGGTGGATTAGTAAAAAATCTCAACAAGCAGCTAGAAAAAAAGCGAAGGCTTGAAGAGGAAGCTCTTCAGAAA GTAGAAGAAGCAAATGAACTCTACAAAGTTTGTGTGACAAATGTTGAAGAGAGACGAAATGATCTAGAAAATaccaaaagagaaattttaacaCAACTCCAGAAACTTGTTTTTCAGTGTGATCTTACCCTTAAAGCT GTGACAGTTAACCTCTTCCAGATGCAACACCTACAGGCAGCCTCCCTTGCAAACAATTTACAGTCTCTCTGTGATAGTGCCAAACTCTATGACCCAGGCCAAGAGTACAGTGACTTTGTCAAGGCCACAAATGCAACGGAAGAAGAAAAAGTTGATGG GAATGTAAATAAAGCATTAACAAGTAGCCCCCACACTTCTGGGTACAGACCTAGCGACTCGTTAGAGGACGTGGTGCGCCTTCCGGACAGCGCCAGTAAGACTGACGAGGACAGATGCTCCGGGAGTGCTGACGTCACAG gTCCTTCTTTTATAAGGtcatggacatttgggatgtttAGTGACTCTGAGAGCACTGGAGGAAGCAGTGAATCTAGATCTCTGGATTCTGAATCGATAAGTCCAG GAGACTTTCATCGAAAACTTCCACGAACTCCATCCAGTGGAACCATGTCTTCGGCAGATGATCTAGATGAAAGAGAACCACCTTCCCCTTCAGAAGCTG GACCCAATTCCCTTGGAACATTTAAGAAAACATTGATGTCAAAGGCAGCTCTCACTCACAAGTTTCGAAAATTGAGGTCCCCCACAAAATGTAGGGATTGTGAAGGCATTGTAGTATTCCAAGGTGTCGAATGTGAAGAG tgtctCCTTGTTTGTCACCGTAAGTGTTTGGAAAATTTAGTCATCATCTGTGGTCATCAGAAACTTCCAGGGAAAATACACTTATTTGGAGCAGAATTCACACAAGTTGCAAAAAAGGAACCAGATGGCATCCCTTTTATACTCAAGATATGTGCCTCAGAGATTGAAAATAGAGCCTTGTGTCTACAG GGAATTTATCGTGTatgtggaaacaaaataaaaactgaaaaactgtgTCAAGCCTTGGAAAATGGAATGCACTTGGTAGACATTTCAGAATTTAGTTCACATGACATCTGTGACGTCTTGAAATTATACCTTCGACAG ctCCCAGAACCATTCATTTTATTCCGGCTGTACAAGGAATTTATAGACCTTGCAAAAGAGATCCAACATGTAAATGAAGAACATGAATCAAAAAAGGATAACCCCGAGGACAAAAAATGGCCGAGTACATGTATAGAAATAAACAGAATTCTTATAAAAAGCAAAGACCTTCTAAGACAACTGCCCGTGTCAAATTTTAACAGTCTTCATTACCTCATAGTTCATCTTAAGCG AGTCGTAAATCAcgcagaagaaaacaaaatgaactccAAAAACTTGGGGGTGATATTTGGACCAAGTCTCATTAGGCCAAGGCCCACAACTGCTCCTGTCACCATCTCGTCTCTTGCCGAATACTCAAACCAAGCGCGGTTGGTAGAGTTCCTCATCACTTACTCACAGAGGATCTTCGATGGATCCCTGCAGCCACAAGAGGTAGTCACGTGCAGTACAGGTGGTGGCGCACCTCATGGGGATCAAGGCTGCCTTCCAAAGCCTCTGTTATCGCCAGAAGAAAGAGACCCAGAACATTCTATGAAGTCACTGTTTTTCTCTTCAAAGGAA GATATGCATACTGTGGATAGTGAAACCAAAATTTTTGAGCCAGCTACATCATTTGAGGAATCAGAACGAAAGCAAAATGCATTAGAAAAATGTGATATGTGTCTCATTG acAACAAAGTGGGTTTGCTTGTAGACCAAGAACTTGAATCAGCATCACAAAAGATGGAAGACGTGTTTAAAACTTCCAGGCTCCTTACTCTGCAATCAGATAGGGAAACAAACAGTGTTGAAAGGCATGCTCCAAGGACCAAGGTTAGACCTGCAAGTCTGCCTGTAGATAGACTGCTTCTTCTTGCAAGCCCTCCTAATGAGAGAAATGTCAGAAATACGGGGAATGTAAATTCAGACAAGTTCTGCAAGAATCCTACCTTTGAAGGAGGTAATAGGAAAGATACTCCTACTATTGTCTGTTCCAAATTGGATGGCTTTAACCAGCAAACTCTACAAAAAACTCGGGAGAAACAGTATGAACAAAATGGCCTCAGTACAAAGACTGTCATGACTGTGCCCAACGCACTCCAGGAAAGAGGGGGAACCGCGAGCGTCAGGATGGGCGGGGACCAGCCAGGCAGTGCCCCCCAGCCCAGTAAGCCGTACACAGAACCAGGCAGGTCAGCGAGACAGGTGTCGGAGAGACGGCCCTCCGACTCCTGCCCTCCCGCTGCAGTCAGAGCACCCAGAACGCTGCAGCCCCAGCACTGGACGACGTTTTACAAACCCCGTGCTCCCGCCGGCGGCGTTCGAGGGGATGAGGAGAAGCCCACCGCACCCTCCCCAGCACTGCCTCCCGgcacagcccccgccccccagggcccCATGCTAAAAACAGCTCCCGCCTCGGACCAGGCGCCCGCTGCCTCCACGCAGCCCGCCAGCAAGCCCAGAGCGAACTCTGAGGAGCGGGACTTGCCCGAAGTGCCTCCTGCATGTCAGAGACCAAGGCTAAAACGAATGCAACAGTTCGAAGACCTTGAAGATGAAATCCCGCAGTTTGTGTAG